The following coding sequences are from one Mesorhizobium onobrychidis window:
- a CDS encoding sarcosine oxidase subunit gamma: protein MAEFSWASRSPLEDVLVVGAYGARDVEPGISLTEVRNFDLIQMMARRGKWAEMASTAKDRFGVAAPDVPKAVSASDVTLIWSGPDQFLVLSKGGKHAMDILSQAFSQSASLSDQSHARALISVSGTKARAMLAKLSSLDLHPASFPIGAAAATSIDHTSVNLWRGNDRPDGQAVFNLLVFATFAESLWHTMLDAAAEYGVDIRLSEELG from the coding sequence GTGGCTGAGTTTTCTTGGGCTTCCCGCAGTCCGCTGGAGGATGTCCTTGTCGTGGGCGCCTATGGCGCGCGCGACGTCGAACCGGGCATTTCGCTCACCGAGGTTCGCAATTTCGACCTGATCCAGATGATGGCGCGACGCGGCAAATGGGCGGAAATGGCAAGCACCGCCAAGGACCGTTTCGGCGTTGCCGCCCCGGATGTGCCGAAGGCCGTCAGCGCTTCGGACGTGACGCTCATCTGGTCGGGACCGGATCAGTTCCTCGTCCTGTCCAAGGGCGGCAAGCACGCGATGGACATTTTGAGCCAGGCGTTTTCGCAATCCGCCTCGCTGTCCGATCAGTCGCATGCGCGCGCCCTGATCAGCGTCTCGGGAACGAAGGCGCGCGCCATGCTGGCCAAGCTGTCGTCGCTCGACCTGCACCCGGCGTCGTTCCCGATCGGCGCCGCTGCCGCGACATCGATCGACCACACCAGCGTCAATCTCTGGCGTGGCAATGACCGGCCGGATGGGCAGGCGGTGTTCAACCTTTTGGTGTTTGCCACGTTCGCGGAAAGCCTGTGGCACACGATGCTCGACGCGGCGGCCGAGTATGGCGTCGACATCAGGCTCTCGGAGGAATTGGGGTAG
- a CDS encoding aldehyde dehydrogenase family protein: protein MTVAQTPVALRQPIDGRHRQMFVDGAWVDARSGRTMGTRNPATGAVIATVPRGDREDIELAVAAARRAFDGPWSRFKPYERQVLLLKIADLFEKHWEEISRSDTTDMGMPIVRTRANRNRVIGMLRYYAGMATSLHGETIENSLPGEIISFTRKEPVGVVGAIIPWNAPTAASIWKIGPALATGCTVVLKPSEEAPLTPLLISDIMNEAGVPQGVVNIVTGTGAEAGAALAEHMGVDKIVFTGSTATGQSIVRASAGNLKRVSLELGGKSPVIVCADADLDRAVPVAAMSVFANSGQICIAGSRLFVERSIHDEFVERLAAYAKGLRIGDGIDPATEIGPLVSAKQLQRVASYLEAGTAEGAILVTGGTRLVEGALAAGNFVAPTVFAGVSDDMKIAREEIFGPVISALPFDTLDEAIERANNTPYGLAAGVFTRNVATAHQLSRKIRAGSVWVNTYHAIDPAVPFGGYKMSGYGREGGAEHLDEYLNTKGVFIKID, encoded by the coding sequence ATGACCGTAGCTCAGACACCGGTGGCGCTGCGCCAGCCGATCGACGGACGCCACCGTCAGATGTTCGTCGATGGCGCCTGGGTCGACGCCCGCTCGGGCCGGACCATGGGGACCCGCAATCCCGCCACCGGCGCGGTCATTGCCACGGTGCCGCGCGGCGACCGCGAGGATATCGAGCTGGCGGTGGCCGCGGCGCGCAGGGCCTTCGACGGGCCATGGAGCCGGTTCAAGCCCTATGAGCGGCAGGTGCTGCTCCTCAAGATCGCCGACCTCTTCGAAAAGCACTGGGAGGAGATCAGCCGCTCGGACACGACCGACATGGGCATGCCGATCGTGCGCACCCGCGCCAACCGCAACCGTGTCATCGGTATGCTGCGCTATTACGCCGGCATGGCAACGTCCCTGCATGGCGAGACGATCGAGAACTCGCTGCCGGGCGAAATCATCTCCTTCACGCGCAAGGAGCCGGTCGGCGTCGTCGGCGCCATCATCCCGTGGAACGCACCGACGGCCGCTTCGATCTGGAAGATCGGACCGGCGCTGGCCACCGGCTGCACGGTGGTGCTGAAACCTTCCGAAGAGGCACCGCTGACGCCGCTGTTGATATCCGACATCATGAACGAGGCCGGCGTTCCCCAAGGCGTCGTCAATATCGTGACCGGCACCGGCGCCGAGGCGGGTGCGGCACTTGCCGAGCATATGGGCGTCGACAAGATCGTCTTCACCGGCTCGACGGCGACCGGCCAGTCGATCGTCCGGGCGTCGGCGGGCAACCTCAAGCGCGTCTCGCTGGAGCTCGGCGGCAAGTCGCCGGTCATCGTCTGTGCGGACGCCGATCTCGACAGAGCGGTGCCGGTGGCGGCGATGTCAGTGTTCGCCAATTCCGGCCAGATCTGCATCGCCGGCTCGCGCCTGTTCGTCGAGCGCTCCATCCATGACGAGTTCGTCGAGCGGCTGGCGGCCTATGCCAAGGGTCTCAGGATCGGCGACGGCATCGACCCGGCAACCGAAATCGGTCCGCTAGTCTCGGCAAAGCAGTTGCAGCGGGTCGCCTCGTATCTCGAAGCCGGCACGGCGGAGGGCGCAATCCTCGTCACCGGTGGCACGCGCCTTGTGGAAGGCGCGCTGGCCGCTGGCAATTTCGTCGCGCCGACGGTCTTTGCCGGCGTTTCGGACGACATGAAGATCGCGCGCGAGGAAATCTTCGGGCCGGTCATTTCGGCGCTGCCGTTCGATACGCTCGATGAGGCGATCGAGCGGGCCAACAACACACCCTACGGTCTTGCTGCCGGGGTCTTCACCCGCAATGTCGCCACCGCGCACCAGCTGTCGCGAAAAATCCGCGCCGGCTCGGTCTGGGTGAATACCTATCACGCCATCGATCCGGCCGTGCCCTTCGGCGGCTACAAGATGAGCGGCTACGGCCGCGAGGGCGGCGCCGAGCACCTCGACGAGTATCTCAACACCAAGGGCGTGTTCATCAAGATCGATTGA
- a CDS encoding sarcosine oxidase subunit beta family protein, producing MKYSIFSLARAAFSGHKTWQRTWRDASVKDRYDVVIIGGGGHGLATAWFLASEYGIRNVAVLEKGWIGSGNAGRNTTIIRSNYGLPGNTGFYELSMKLWERMEQDLNYNTMVSQRGVINLYHSDAQRDAYARRGNTMRINGIDAELLDLAAVKKMMPFLNFDNARFPVQGGLLQRRGGTARHDAVVWGYAHAASALGVDIIENCEVTGFARDANGKVTGVETSRGTIGAGKVGMAVAGSSSRVAAMAGLRLPIESHVLQAFVSEAIKPLIPNVMTFGAGHFYVSQSDKGGLVFGGDIDGYNSYAQRGNLPVMEDVCEGGMALMPMIGRVRLLRQWGGIMDMSMDGSPIIDKTPVDGLYLNAGWCYGGFKATPGSGLVFAHLLAREELHKEAARFRLDRFRRGAVIDEKGVGAQPNLH from the coding sequence ATGAAATACTCGATCTTCTCCCTCGCCCGCGCCGCATTTTCCGGCCACAAGACCTGGCAGCGCACCTGGCGCGACGCCAGCGTGAAGGACCGCTACGACGTGGTGATCATCGGCGGCGGCGGTCACGGCCTGGCGACGGCATGGTTTCTCGCCAGTGAGTACGGCATCAGGAATGTCGCCGTGCTCGAAAAGGGCTGGATCGGCTCCGGCAATGCCGGCCGCAACACCACCATCATCCGCTCCAATTACGGGCTGCCCGGCAATACCGGCTTCTACGAGCTGTCGATGAAGCTGTGGGAGCGCATGGAGCAGGACCTGAACTACAACACGATGGTCAGCCAGCGCGGCGTCATCAACCTCTATCATTCCGACGCGCAGCGCGACGCCTATGCGCGGCGCGGCAACACCATGCGCATCAACGGCATCGATGCCGAACTCTTGGACCTTGCCGCGGTCAAGAAGATGATGCCGTTCCTGAACTTCGACAATGCACGCTTTCCCGTGCAAGGCGGCCTGCTGCAGCGCCGCGGCGGCACGGCACGCCACGACGCGGTGGTCTGGGGCTATGCTCATGCGGCGAGCGCGCTCGGTGTCGACATCATCGAGAACTGCGAGGTGACAGGTTTTGCGCGCGACGCCAACGGCAAGGTGACCGGCGTCGAGACGTCGCGCGGCACAATCGGCGCCGGCAAGGTCGGCATGGCCGTTGCCGGCAGTTCGTCGCGCGTCGCGGCGATGGCTGGACTGCGCCTGCCGATCGAGAGCCACGTGCTGCAGGCCTTCGTTTCCGAGGCGATCAAGCCGCTGATCCCCAATGTCATGACCTTCGGCGCCGGCCATTTCTACGTCAGCCAGTCCGACAAGGGCGGACTGGTCTTCGGCGGCGACATAGACGGCTACAATTCCTATGCCCAGCGCGGCAATTTGCCTGTGATGGAAGACGTCTGCGAGGGCGGCATGGCGCTTATGCCGATGATCGGTCGCGTGCGCCTCTTGCGCCAGTGGGGCGGCATCATGGACATGTCGATGGACGGCTCGCCGATCATCGACAAGACCCCGGTGGACGGGCTCTATCTCAATGCCGGCTGGTGTTATGGCGGCTTCAAGGCAACGCCCGGCTCCGGCCTTGTGTTTGCCCATCTTTTGGCCCGCGAGGAACTGCACAAGGAGGCCGCGCGCTTCCGCCTCGACCGGTTCCGGCGGGGTGCTGTGATCGATGAAAAGGGCGTCGGCGCCCAACCTAACCTGCACTGA
- a CDS encoding sarcosine oxidase subunit alpha translates to MSSQSHRLASGGLIDRSAPLNFRFDGKTFAGFQGDTLASALIANGVKLVGRSFKYHRPRGILTSGSEEPNALVELRTGARREPNTKATTVELYDGLEAASQNRWPSLRHDLMAVNQLFSPIFVAGFYYKTFMWPAKFWEAIYEPAIRRAAGLGRAAGVADPDHYDKAWAHCDVLIAGSGPAGLAAALAAGRSGARVILCEEDFALGGRLLADGGTIDGMPAAEWISRTLAELATLPDVRLMNRTTLFGVYDGGTYGAIERVNDHLPFPPEHQVRQRLWRIVAKRCVVAAGAIERPIVFAGNDTPGVMMASAMRTYVARYAATPAKRIALFINNEDGWRTVQTALGAGLQIAAVIDARPDVSATHRALAAKAGFAVLNGSVVGVEGGKDGVRKISISLTGGARAEVEADGLAVSGGWNPAVGLTSCHRGRPKWQDDLSAFVPDSAPVGMVAAGAANGAFGLGACLRQGFAAGATAAQSAGRDGNPSTPPVADDEAFSLTPLWHVAGKGKAFVDYQHDVTAADIELAQREGFESVEHLKRYTTLGMATDQGKTSNVAGLAILAAESGKSIPETGTTIYRPPYVPVAIGAFAGHHRDENFHATRLTPSHHWAAEQGAVFVDTGLWKRAQWYPRAEKDWLDSVTREVKAVRGGVGFCDVSTLGKIDVHGPDAGAFLDRVYINTFSNLAVGKARYGLMLREDGMVYDDGTTSRLAEDHYFLTTTTAKAGPVMQHLEFCRQVLFPELNVQLTSVSDQWAQFSIAGPSARELLKQVVDESEDLSNEGFPFMGAREVSLRGGIGARLFRISFSGEMAFEISVPARYGDALVRNLMLAGKQFGVTPYGTEALGVMRIEKGHVAGPELNGTTTAADLGLGKMMSTRKDFIGRVMAGREALVAPDRQVVVGIKPTDKTRRLRSGAHIIPKAEIPGPDNDQGYVTSVCFSPTLDQWIGLALVERGRERIGEIVHAHDPLRGEDYDVELCNPVFYDPDGGRQRG, encoded by the coding sequence ATCTCCAGTCAATCCCATCGTCTCGCGTCCGGCGGCCTTATCGACCGCTCGGCGCCGCTGAATTTTCGCTTCGACGGCAAAACCTTTGCCGGCTTCCAGGGCGACACGCTCGCCTCGGCGCTGATTGCCAATGGCGTCAAGCTGGTCGGCCGCTCGTTCAAATACCATCGGCCGCGCGGCATCCTGACATCTGGCTCGGAAGAACCCAACGCGCTGGTCGAGTTGCGCACGGGGGCGCGCCGTGAGCCCAACACCAAGGCGACCACCGTCGAACTTTATGACGGTCTGGAAGCCGCCAGCCAGAACCGCTGGCCGTCGCTGCGCCACGATCTGATGGCGGTGAACCAGCTGTTCTCACCAATCTTCGTCGCCGGGTTCTACTACAAGACCTTCATGTGGCCGGCGAAATTCTGGGAGGCGATCTACGAGCCAGCGATCCGCCGCGCCGCCGGTCTCGGTCGCGCCGCGGGCGTTGCCGATCCCGATCATTACGACAAGGCATGGGCGCATTGCGACGTGCTGATCGCCGGCTCCGGCCCTGCCGGGCTCGCGGCAGCGCTCGCCGCCGGTCGCAGCGGCGCCCGCGTCATCCTGTGCGAGGAAGATTTTGCACTTGGCGGCCGCCTGCTTGCCGACGGCGGCACAATCGACGGCATGCCGGCGGCCGAATGGATTTCCCGCACGCTGGCCGAACTCGCCACGCTGCCCGATGTCCGTCTCATGAACCGCACGACGCTGTTCGGCGTCTATGACGGCGGCACTTATGGCGCCATCGAACGGGTCAACGATCACCTGCCCTTCCCGCCCGAACACCAGGTGCGCCAGCGGCTGTGGCGGATCGTGGCCAAACGCTGTGTCGTCGCCGCGGGTGCCATCGAACGGCCGATCGTCTTTGCCGGCAACGACACGCCCGGCGTGATGATGGCTTCGGCAATGCGGACCTATGTCGCGCGCTATGCGGCGACCCCTGCGAAGCGGATCGCCCTGTTCATCAACAATGAGGATGGCTGGCGCACGGTCCAAACCGCGCTTGGCGCCGGACTGCAGATCGCCGCGGTCATCGATGCGCGTCCGGACGTGTCCGCCACGCATCGCGCGCTCGCCGCCAAAGCCGGCTTTGCCGTTTTGAACGGCTCCGTCGTCGGTGTCGAAGGCGGCAAGGACGGTGTCAGGAAAATCTCGATATCGCTGACCGGCGGCGCACGCGCCGAAGTCGAAGCCGACGGGCTTGCCGTTTCCGGCGGCTGGAACCCGGCGGTCGGGCTGACCTCCTGCCATCGCGGCCGGCCGAAATGGCAGGACGATTTATCCGCCTTCGTGCCGGACAGCGCCCCTGTGGGCATGGTGGCCGCTGGTGCCGCCAACGGTGCCTTCGGCCTCGGTGCCTGCCTGCGACAGGGATTCGCCGCCGGTGCGACGGCAGCGCAGAGTGCCGGGCGCGATGGCAATCCCAGCACGCCGCCTGTCGCCGACGATGAGGCTTTTTCGCTGACCCCGCTCTGGCATGTCGCCGGCAAAGGGAAAGCCTTTGTCGACTACCAGCACGACGTCACCGCTGCGGACATCGAACTGGCGCAGCGCGAAGGTTTTGAATCCGTCGAGCATCTGAAACGCTACACGACGCTCGGCATGGCCACCGACCAGGGCAAGACCTCGAACGTCGCCGGCCTCGCCATCCTGGCGGCGGAATCAGGCAAATCCATCCCCGAGACCGGCACGACGATCTATCGCCCGCCCTATGTGCCGGTCGCCATCGGCGCCTTCGCCGGCCATCATCGCGACGAGAATTTCCATGCGACAAGGCTGACGCCGTCGCATCACTGGGCGGCCGAACAGGGCGCGGTGTTCGTCGACACCGGCCTGTGGAAGCGCGCGCAATGGTATCCGCGCGCCGAGAAGGACTGGCTGGACTCGGTCACCCGCGAGGTCAAGGCGGTGCGCGGCGGTGTCGGCTTCTGCGACGTCTCGACGCTCGGCAAGATCGACGTGCACGGCCCGGATGCCGGTGCCTTCCTCGACCGCGTCTACATCAACACCTTCTCCAATCTTGCTGTGGGAAAAGCCCGCTACGGGCTGATGCTGCGCGAAGACGGCATGGTCTATGACGACGGCACCACGTCGCGGCTGGCCGAGGATCACTATTTCCTGACCACCACCACCGCCAAGGCCGGGCCGGTGATGCAGCATCTCGAATTCTGCCGGCAGGTGCTGTTTCCGGAACTCAACGTGCAACTGACATCCGTCTCCGACCAGTGGGCGCAATTCTCGATCGCCGGGCCGAGCGCGCGGGAGTTGCTGAAACAGGTCGTTGATGAATCCGAGGACCTCTCGAACGAGGGGTTTCCATTCATGGGCGCGCGGGAGGTATCCCTTCGCGGCGGCATCGGGGCGCGGCTGTTCCGCATTTCGTTCTCCGGCGAGATGGCGTTCGAGATTTCCGTTCCGGCCCGCTACGGCGACGCGCTGGTGCGCAATCTGATGCTAGCCGGCAAACAATTCGGCGTGACGCCCTACGGCACCGAGGCGCTCGGCGTCATGCGCATCGAAAAGGGCCATGTCGCCGGGCCGGAACTGAACGGCACGACGACCGCCGCCGATCTCGGGCTTGGCAAGATGATGTCGACCAGGAAGGATTTTATTGGCCGCGTCATGGCCGGGCGCGAGGCGCTGGTCGCACCGGATCGGCAGGTCGTGGTCGGCATCAAACCGACCGACAAGACGCGCCGCCTGCGCTCCGGCGCGCATATCATTCCGAAGGCCGAGATACCGGGTCCCGACAACGACCAGGGCTATGTCACCTCGGTCTGTTTCTCGCCGACGCTTGACCAGTGGATTGGGCTCGCGCTTGTCGAGCGCGGCCGCGAGCGCATCGGCGAGATCGTCCATGCGCATGACCCGCTGCGCGGCGAAGACTATGACGTCGAGCTGTGCAATCCCGTCTTCTACGATCCGGATGGAGGGCGCCAGCGTGGCTGA
- a CDS encoding DUF1989 domain-containing protein, producing MSQSPYPAVVAGPPRPSLILRPGQIALPAGMERYCVQGNGAALIDVEAGDTISVRNVEGGQACELLAWDRSGATDAGIFGEKSNSNAAGIKTLLADGDDSLASLRRGLERRQVQLDQARAVRVFGGATPAGTEQSFTVARDGSMLIAAPGGPMLVDGHDTATPLNVIVRRATIRPAAKSQLGDPLAEPVLDLRVHSATAESYFVKAGDYLQIIDVDGRQCTDFQCFSARKLDKGRDHPLDVTTTRTLMGSSYPMPGLHSKYYDQDMEPLVEVVQDTCGRHDAFALACAAKYYDDIGYPGHPNCSENFNRALADKGVSPRAGWMAINFFFNTAIDAHGVMVSDEPWSRPGDYVLLRALTDIVCVSSACPDDTTPANGWNLTDIHVRTYSGQHKFSRAIARRMTPDSEPKMTRETAFHSSFAKHTRNFVEYRGYWLANSFAKEGPIDEYWACRQDAVMMDLSPLRKFEVTGPDSEALLQYTLTRDVKKLGVGQVVYSAMCYEHGGMIDDGTLLRLGKDNFRWVGGDDLSGEWLRETAMSLGLNVLVRSSTDQMHNVAVQGPKSRDILKEIVWTSPLQPSIEELEWFRFAVARIGGGNGIPVVVSRTGYTGELGYEIWCHPRDAEKVFDAIWEAGQPHSLKPMGLQALDMVRIEAGLIFAGYEFSDQTDPFEAGIGFTVPLKSKTDDFIGREALIRRKENPQKKLVGLDIDANVAVGHGDCVHVGRAQIGEVTSSMRSPVLNKNIALARLDVTHAAIGTEVEIGKLDGHSKRLPARVVAFAHYDPQKTRPRS from the coding sequence ATGAGCCAGTCGCCCTACCCCGCCGTCGTCGCCGGACCGCCCCGGCCGAGCCTGATCCTGCGGCCCGGCCAGATCGCGCTGCCGGCTGGCATGGAGCGCTATTGCGTCCAAGGCAATGGCGCGGCCCTCATCGACGTCGAGGCCGGCGACACGATCAGCGTGCGCAATGTCGAAGGCGGGCAGGCGTGCGAGCTTTTGGCATGGGACAGGAGCGGCGCCACCGACGCCGGCATTTTCGGCGAAAAATCGAACAGCAACGCCGCCGGCATCAAGACGCTGCTGGCCGATGGCGATGACAGCCTCGCTTCCTTGCGCCGAGGGCTCGAGCGACGCCAGGTGCAACTTGATCAAGCAAGGGCGGTTCGCGTCTTCGGCGGCGCCACCCCTGCCGGCACTGAACAGAGTTTTACCGTCGCCCGCGACGGCTCGATGCTCATTGCCGCCCCGGGCGGGCCGATGCTCGTCGACGGCCATGACACGGCGACGCCGCTCAACGTCATTGTCCGGCGCGCCACCATTCGCCCAGCGGCGAAGTCGCAATTGGGCGACCCGCTGGCCGAACCAGTGCTCGATTTGCGCGTCCATTCGGCGACCGCCGAATCCTACTTCGTCAAAGCCGGCGACTATCTGCAGATCATCGATGTCGACGGGCGCCAATGTACCGATTTCCAGTGTTTTTCGGCGCGCAAGCTGGACAAGGGGCGCGACCATCCGCTCGACGTGACGACGACCCGCACGCTGATGGGCTCCAGCTACCCAATGCCCGGCCTGCACTCGAAATATTACGACCAGGACATGGAGCCGCTGGTCGAGGTGGTGCAGGACACATGCGGGCGGCACGATGCATTCGCGCTCGCCTGCGCCGCCAAATATTACGATGATATCGGCTATCCCGGTCACCCCAACTGCTCGGAGAATTTCAACCGGGCGCTCGCCGATAAGGGCGTTAGCCCGCGCGCGGGCTGGATGGCGATCAACTTCTTCTTCAACACGGCGATCGACGCGCATGGCGTCATGGTTTCCGACGAGCCGTGGTCGCGGCCGGGCGACTATGTGCTGCTGCGCGCGCTTACCGACATCGTCTGCGTCTCGTCCGCCTGCCCCGACGACACGACGCCGGCCAATGGCTGGAACCTGACCGACATCCATGTGCGGACCTATTCCGGTCAGCACAAATTCTCGCGAGCGATCGCCAGACGCATGACGCCCGATTCGGAACCGAAAATGACCCGCGAGACCGCTTTTCATTCGAGCTTTGCCAAGCACACCCGCAACTTCGTCGAGTACAGGGGCTATTGGCTGGCCAATTCATTCGCCAAAGAGGGCCCGATCGATGAATACTGGGCCTGCCGGCAGGATGCCGTGATGATGGACCTGTCGCCGCTGCGCAAATTCGAGGTCACCGGCCCGGATTCGGAAGCGCTGCTGCAATACACGCTGACCCGCGACGTGAAAAAACTCGGCGTCGGCCAGGTGGTCTATTCCGCCATGTGCTACGAGCATGGCGGCATGATCGACGACGGCACGCTGCTCAGGCTCGGCAAGGATAATTTCCGCTGGGTCGGCGGCGACGATCTTTCCGGCGAATGGCTGCGCGAGACGGCAATGAGCCTCGGCCTCAACGTGCTGGTGCGCTCGTCTACCGACCAGATGCACAATGTCGCCGTGCAAGGACCGAAAAGCCGCGACATCCTGAAGGAAATCGTCTGGACCTCGCCGCTGCAGCCGTCGATAGAGGAACTCGAATGGTTCCGATTCGCCGTCGCCCGCATCGGCGGCGGCAACGGCATTCCGGTCGTCGTTTCGCGCACCGGCTATACCGGCGAGCTCGGCTACGAGATCTGGTGCCATCCGCGCGACGCCGAAAAGGTGTTCGACGCCATCTGGGAGGCCGGCCAGCCGCACAGCCTGAAGCCGATGGGGCTGCAGGCGCTCGACATGGTGCGCATCGAGGCCGGGCTGATCTTTGCCGGCTATGAATTTTCCGACCAGACCGATCCGTTCGAAGCCGGCATCGGCTTCACCGTGCCGCTGAAGAGCAAGACCGACGATTTCATCGGCCGCGAGGCGCTGATCCGGCGCAAGGAAAATCCGCAGAAGAAACTGGTCGGCCTCGACATCGACGCCAATGTCGCGGTCGGCCATGGCGATTGCGTCCATGTCGGCCGCGCTCAGATCGGCGAGGTCACATCGAGCATGCGCTCGCCGGTGCTGAACAAGAACATCGCGCTGGCCAGGCTTGACGTCACCCATGCCGCCATCGGCACCGAGGTCGAGATCGGCAAGCTCGACGGCCACAGCAAGCGGCTGCCGGCACGCGTCGTCGCCTTCGCCCACTACGACCCGCAAAAAACCAGACCGCGCTCCTGA
- a CDS encoding putative quinol monooxygenase → MIVRIAELEIDPDQIEAYGALLSEEIEASVRLEPGVIFLYALSVKGSCDKVLVIEGYADQAAYEAHLTTPHFLNYKTQTADMVRSLRLIETDPISLKAKNQISN, encoded by the coding sequence ATGATTGTCAGGATAGCAGAACTGGAGATCGATCCCGACCAGATCGAGGCTTACGGCGCACTCCTATCAGAAGAGATTGAAGCCTCGGTGCGGCTAGAACCTGGGGTCATCTTCCTGTACGCGCTGTCGGTCAAGGGAAGCTGCGATAAGGTGCTGGTGATTGAAGGCTACGCTGATCAAGCAGCCTATGAGGCGCACCTCACCACGCCACATTTTCTCAATTACAAGACTCAAACTGCCGACATGGTGAGATCGCTTCGGCTAATCGAGACGGACCCGATCTCGCTCAAAGCGAAAAATCAGATTTCAAACTGA
- a CDS encoding GDCCVxC domain-containing (seleno)protein, whose product MKLESTITCPDCGHQSVETMPTDACVHFYECKNCRLLLKPLAGDCCVFCSYADLPCPPLQESSHANRI is encoded by the coding sequence ATGAAGCTTGAGAGCACCATCACTTGCCCGGACTGTGGGCACCAGTCTGTGGAAACGATGCCGACCGACGCCTGCGTTCACTTCTACGAATGCAAAAACTGCAGGTTACTCCTGAAGCCCTTAGCGGGCGATTGCTGCGTTTTCTGCTCATATGCCGATCTGCCATGCCCGCCGCTTCAGGAGAGTAGCCATGCCAACCGGATCTAA
- a CDS encoding sarcosine oxidase subunit delta, with the protein MRIVCPFCGERELGEFTYLGDAKPLRPAAGGSEDEVFDYVYLRDNIAGETSEHWYHGGGCRAWLKIARNTLTHEISSVEPAAGVGQAAK; encoded by the coding sequence ATGCGTATTGTCTGTCCCTTCTGCGGCGAACGCGAACTCGGCGAGTTCACCTATCTCGGCGACGCCAAGCCGCTGCGTCCGGCAGCCGGTGGCTCGGAAGACGAGGTGTTCGACTACGTCTATCTGCGCGACAACATTGCCGGCGAGACCAGCGAACATTGGTACCATGGCGGCGGCTGCCGGGCCTGGCTGAAGATCGCCCGCAACACGCTGACACACGAGATTTCCTCGGTCGAGCCGGCCGCGGGCGTGGGTCAGGCTGCAAAATGA